The following coding sequences lie in one Zingiber officinale cultivar Zhangliang chromosome 2B, Zo_v1.1, whole genome shotgun sequence genomic window:
- the LOC122045177 gene encoding alpha-1,4 glucan phosphorylase L isozyme, chloroplastic/amyloplastic-like, with the protein MASSSIPSRSASFPRVGCIPRSPFFLSSTTFVVPVVFSAGIRRGFGSRRLGRPISVRSVKQSVTDGGAPGFVIADDAASITSSIKYHADFTPSFSLESVDLSKAYFAAAQSVRDALIINWNATYEHYEKMNMKQAYYLSMEFLQGRALLNAIGNLELTGQYAEALSQLGHNLENVAETEPDAALGNGGLGRLASCFLDSLATLNYPAWGYGLRYRYGLFKQNITKDGQEEVAENWLEMGYPWEIVRYDVSYPVKFYGKVVIGSDEKKHWIGGEDIEVIAHDVPIPGYRTKTTINLRLWSTKVPSECFDLEAFNCGEHTKASEAHANAEKICYILYPGDDSIEGKILRLKQQYTLCSASLQDIIVRFEKRSGSSVNWEEFPDKVAVQMNDTHPTLCIPELMRILIDVKGLSWDQAWKITQRTVAYTNHTVLPEALEKWSLELMQKLLPRHVEIIEKIDNELLNDIILDHGKEDLELLEKKLKDMRILDNVDFPDSVQKLFEKPKKETRKGSLEKTLVEAPAPLQSEKKLQVENLKPSSVLDNKVESGKKLSDKAQTKTDLSKKIKAEEEIHGEEEEKKEEEDEEDDDEEEEEEETLLKSNPKLPKMVRMANLCVVGGHAVNGVAEIHSDIVKQDVFQNFYKLWPEKFQNKTNGVTPRRWIRFCNPELSGILTKWIGTDEWVLNTEKLADLRKFADNEDLHLEWREVKRNNKLKVASFIKEKTGYIVSPNSMFDIQVKRIHEYKRQLLNILGIVYRYKKMKEMSAKERLLSFVPRVCIFGGKAFATYVQAKRIVKFITDVAFTINHDPDIGDLLKVVFVPDYNVSVAEKLIPASELSQHISTAGMEASGTSNMKFAMNGCILIGTLDGANVEIREEVGEDNFFLFGARADEIAGLREERAKGKFKSDPRFEEVKKFVRSGVFGIHNYNELMGSLEGNEGFGRADYFLVGKDFPSYLECQEKVDEAYRDQKGWTKMSILNTAGSYKFSSDRTIHEYAKAIWDIKPVVVP; encoded by the exons ATGGCGTCTTCGTCGATCCCTTCTCGATCCGCTTCATTCCCTCGGGTAGGATGCATTCCGAGATCGCCATTTTTCCTTTCATCCACCACCTTCGTCGTCCCGGTCGTCTTCTCCGCCGGGATCCGTAGAGGGTTCGGCAGCCGCCGCCTCGGCAGACCTATTTCCGTGAGGAGCGTCAAGCAGTCCGTCACTGATGGTG GTGCACCAGGTTTCGTGATTGCAGATGATGCCGCATCTATAACATCAAGTATAAAGTATCATGCCGATTTCACTCCCTCATTCTCTCTGGAGAGTGTTGATCTCTCCAAGGCTTACTTTGCTGCAGCGCAAAGTGTTCGTGATGCATTAATAATAAATTGGAACGCAACTTATGAGCACTATGAAAAGATGAATATGAAACAGGCTTACTATCTTTCAATGGAATTTCTTCAG GGAAGAGCACTATTAAATGCAATCGGTAATTTGGAGCTAACCGGCCAATATGCGGAAGCATTGAGTCAGCTAGGGCACAATCTTGAGAATGTTGCCGAGACG GAACCAGATGCCGCACTTGGGAATGGTGGTTTAGGACGTCTAGCCTCATGCTTTTTGGATTCCTTAGCAACTTTGAATTATCCTGCCTGGGGATATGGGCTTCGTTACAGATACGGCTTGTTCAAACAGAACATCACAAAAGATGGACAGGAGGAAGTAGCAGAAAACTGGCTTGAG ATGGGATATCCCTGGGAAATTGTTCGATATGATGTCTCATATCCTGTAAAGTTTTACGGGAAGGTGGTTATTGGCTCAGATGAAAAGAAGCATTGGATTGGTGGGGAGGATATTGAAGTTATTGCCCATGATGTACCAATTCCTGGATACAGAACTAAAACCACAATTAACTTGCGTCTCTGGTCGACGAAAGTGCCATCAGAATGCTTTGATTTGGAAGCTTTTAATTGTGGAGAACATACCAAAGCATCCGAGGCACATGCAAACGCCGAAAAG ATATGCTATATATTGTATCCTGGAGATGATTCTATAGAGGGTAAAATTCTTCGGTTGAAACAACAATACACACTTTGTTCGGCCTCTCTTCAAGATATTATTGTGCGGTTTGAGAAGAGATCTGGAAGTTCTGTTAATTGGGAAGAATTTCCTGACAAGGTTGCAGTCCAAATGAATGATACTCATCCTACTCTATGCATCCCAGAGTTAATGAGGATACTGATTGATGTGAAAGGATTAAGCTGGGATCAGGCCTGGAAAATCACTCAGAG AACTGTTGCATATACAAACCATACAGTTCTTCCAGAAGCtttagagaagtggagtttggaGTTGATGCAGAAGCTACTTCCACGGCATGTGGAGATCATAGAGAAGATAGATAACGAG TTGCTTAATGACATCATTTTGGATCATGGAAAGGAAGATCTTGAGCTTTTGGAGAAGAAACTCAAAGATATGAGAATTTTGGACAATGTTGACTTTCCAGATTCCGTTCAGAAATTGTTCGAAAAACCGAAGAAAGAGACCAGAAAAGGGAGCCTGGAAAAGACCTTGGTAGAAGCTCCTGCTCCCCTTCAATCTGAGAAAAAGCTTCAAGTGGAAAATTTAAAACCGTCCAGTGTTTTGGACAATAAAGTAGAATCTGGCAAAAAACTTTCTGACAAAGCTCAGACAAAAACAGATTTGTCTAAAAAAATCAAAGCAGAGGAAGAGAttcatggagaagaagaagaaaaaaaagaagaagaagatgaagaagatgatgatgaagaagaagaagaagaagaaactcttTTGAAATCTAATCCGAAGTTACCTAAAATGGTTCGCATGGCAAATCTCTGTGTTGTCGGTGGCCATGCAGTGAATGGAGTTGCTGAAATACACAGTGACATAGTTAAGCAGGATGTGTTCCAGAACTTCTACAAG TTATGGCCAGAAAAATTTCAGAATAAGACAAATGGTGTAACTCCTCGTCGCTGGATTCGTTTTTGCAATCCTGAATTGAGCGGCATATTAACTAAGTGGATTGGTACAGATGAATGGGTTCTCAACACGGAGAAGCTAGCAGATCTTAGGAAG TTTGCTGACAATGAGGACCTCCATTTGGAATGGAGAGAGGTTAAAAGAAACAACAAATTGAAAGTTGCTTCATTTATAAAAGAGAAAACAGGATACATAGTCAGCCCAAATTCTATGTTTGATATTCAG GTGAAGCGGATTCATGAATATAAGCGTCAACTATTGAATATCCTAGGAATTGTCTACCGTTACAAGAAAATGAAAGAAATGAGTGCAAAAGAGAGATTATTAAGTTTCGTACCTAGGGTCTGTATATTTGGTGGGAAAGCTTTTGCTACATATGTTCAAGCTAAGAGAATAGTTAAGTTCATCACAGATGTTGCGTTCACAATAAATCATGATCCAGATATTGGAGATTTACTGAAG GTTGTCTTTGTTCCTGACTACAATGTCAGCGTTGCTGAGAAGCTCATACCAGCCAGTGAGTTATCTCAACATATCAG CACGGCTGGCATGGAAGCAAGTGGAACTAGCAACATGAAGTTTGCAATGAATGGCTGCATTCTAATTGGAACTCTGGATGGAGCCAATGTTGAGATAAGGGAAGAAGTCGGAGAAGataacttcttcctctttggtGCTCGTGCTGATGAAATCGCCGGTTTACGGGAAgaaagagcaaagggaaag TTTAAATCAGACCCACGATTTGAGGAGGTGAAGAAATTTGTCCGAAGTGGTGTATTTGGAATACATAACTACAACGAGCTTATGGGATCCTTGGAAGGGAATGAAGGATTTGGTCGTGCAGATTATTTTCTTGTTGGCAAGGACTTTCCAAGTTACCTTGAATGCCAAGAGAAAGTTGACGAAGCATACCGTGATCAAAAG ggATGGACAAAAATGTCAATCTTGAACACTGCTGGCTCCTACAAGTTTAGCAGCGATCGGACAATTCACGAGTATGCAAAGGCAATCTGGGACATCAAACCTGTTGTAGTACCTTGA